One Pseudomonas tolaasii NCPPB 2192 genomic window carries:
- a CDS encoding TonB-dependent receptor, protein MSSRFNRRSSSPVLSLLTAAILLASAPAMAATAAEPVARSHGNYTFSIEQQPLVSALNAFTSVTGWQVGLPAELGQGVSSPGVRGALTPEKALDRLLVGTNLSYRKLGNNNIVLEKRAAGSTVNLQQVTISATRTEQDVNSVPSTVTVHDRQELDRDNVNTIRELVRYEPNVSVGGAGTRASNAGYNIRGIDGDRILTQVDGVEVPDNFFNGPYAKTRRNYVDPEIVKRVEILRGPASALYGSSAIGGAVSYFTLDPDDIIKPGQDYGARLKTGYSSADDSWLTSGTVAGRVQDFDGLLHLSQRNGHEMESYDGNNATGLARTGANPEDARTTNVLAKLGWNYGDDNRLGLTYEKFKDDRDVDLKNAVGGPFTGGRGFNFYRARSGNDTITRERFAIENRFALDSPIADHIKTSLNYQIAKTDQTTAEIYQPSRRVLRTRNTLYEEKQWVFDAQLDKAFSLGETDHQVTYGTTLKQQKVTGSREGAATCLAVGSGCTAIGAPSPSAADSVKKASDFPDPTINTYSLFAQDQIAWGKWTFLPAVRYDYTQLKPKLTDEFLNTVDPTRIYDHSDSDKTWHRVTPKFGLTYALTDNYTWFGQYAEGFRTPSAKALYGRFENLQQGYTVEPNPDLKPETSKGVETGIRGNFDEGSFDIAVFYNKYRDFIDEDASVAGGTVQQFEANNIKHATIKGIEAKGRLNLDAFGAPQGLYTQGSVGYTYGRNDDNGEPLNSVNPLKGVFGLGYDQDNYGGLLSWTLVKKQNRVDSTTFHAPDGSTSAPFKTPGFGVLDLTAFYKVTNDVTINGGVYNLTDKKYWNWDDVRSYDGVGEAGVTAPANLDRLTQPGRNFAINLIWDI, encoded by the coding sequence ATGTCCTCTCGTTTCAACCGCCGGTCTTCTTCGCCCGTTCTGTCCCTGCTGACCGCCGCCATCCTGCTGGCCAGCGCGCCCGCCATGGCCGCCACCGCCGCCGAGCCGGTCGCGCGCAGCCACGGCAATTACACGTTCAGCATCGAGCAACAGCCGCTGGTTTCGGCGCTGAATGCCTTCACGTCCGTCACCGGCTGGCAAGTCGGCCTGCCGGCCGAGCTGGGCCAGGGTGTGTCGTCCCCTGGCGTACGCGGCGCGCTGACGCCGGAAAAAGCCCTGGACCGGCTGTTGGTGGGGACCAACCTGAGCTACCGCAAACTGGGCAATAACAACATCGTGCTGGAGAAGCGTGCGGCGGGCAGCACCGTCAACCTGCAGCAGGTCACCATCAGCGCCACCCGCACCGAGCAGGACGTGAACAGCGTGCCGAGCACCGTCACCGTGCATGATCGCCAGGAGCTGGACCGCGACAACGTGAACACGATCCGCGAACTGGTGCGCTACGAGCCCAACGTTTCCGTGGGCGGCGCCGGTACCCGCGCCAGCAACGCCGGCTACAACATTCGCGGCATCGACGGCGACCGCATTCTGACCCAGGTCGACGGTGTGGAAGTACCGGACAACTTCTTCAACGGCCCCTACGCCAAAACCCGCCGTAATTACGTCGACCCGGAAATCGTCAAGCGCGTGGAAATCCTCCGCGGCCCGGCGTCGGCCCTGTACGGCAGCAGCGCCATCGGCGGCGCCGTGAGCTATTTCACCCTCGACCCCGACGACATCATCAAGCCCGGCCAGGACTACGGCGCCCGCCTGAAAACCGGCTACAGCTCGGCCGATGACAGCTGGCTGACCTCCGGCACCGTGGCCGGCCGCGTGCAGGACTTCGACGGCTTGCTGCACCTGAGCCAGCGCAACGGCCATGAAATGGAATCCTACGACGGCAACAACGCCACCGGCCTGGCCCGCACCGGCGCCAACCCGGAGGATGCGCGCACCACCAACGTGCTGGCCAAACTGGGCTGGAACTACGGCGACGACAACCGCCTGGGTCTGACCTACGAGAAGTTCAAGGACGACCGCGACGTCGACCTGAAAAACGCCGTCGGCGGCCCGTTCACCGGCGGCCGCGGCTTTAACTTCTACCGCGCGCGCTCGGGCAACGACACCATCACCCGCGAACGCTTCGCCATTGAAAACCGCTTTGCCCTCGACTCGCCGATTGCCGATCACATCAAGACCAGCCTCAACTACCAGATCGCCAAGACCGACCAGACCACTGCCGAGATCTACCAACCATCGCGTCGCGTATTGCGTACCCGAAACACCCTGTATGAAGAAAAACAGTGGGTTTTCGACGCGCAATTGGACAAGGCCTTCAGCCTCGGCGAGACCGATCATCAGGTCACCTACGGCACCACCCTGAAACAGCAAAAAGTCACCGGCTCCCGCGAAGGCGCCGCCACTTGCCTGGCCGTCGGCAGTGGTTGCACGGCCATCGGCGCACCAAGCCCGTCAGCGGCCGACAGCGTGAAAAAAGCCAGCGACTTCCCGGACCCGACCATCAACACCTATTCGCTGTTCGCCCAGGACCAGATCGCCTGGGGCAAATGGACCTTCCTGCCAGCGGTGCGCTACGACTACACCCAGCTCAAGCCCAAGCTGACCGACGAGTTCCTCAACACGGTTGACCCGACACGGATCTACGACCACAGCGACTCGGATAAAACCTGGCACCGCGTCACGCCAAAATTCGGCCTGACCTACGCGCTGACCGATAACTACACCTGGTTCGGCCAATACGCCGAAGGTTTCCGCACCCCATCGGCCAAGGCCTTGTACGGCCGTTTTGAGAACCTGCAACAGGGCTACACCGTCGAGCCGAACCCCGACCTCAAGCCGGAAACCAGCAAAGGCGTGGAAACCGGAATTCGCGGCAACTTCGACGAAGGCTCGTTCGATATCGCCGTGTTCTACAACAAATACCGCGATTTCATCGACGAAGACGCCTCCGTCGCCGGCGGCACCGTGCAGCAGTTCGAAGCCAACAACATCAAGCACGCCACCATCAAGGGCATCGAGGCCAAGGGCCGCTTGAATCTGGATGCGTTCGGCGCCCCGCAAGGCCTGTATACCCAGGGTTCGGTGGGCTACACCTATGGCCGTAACGACGACAACGGCGAGCCGCTCAACAGCGTCAACCCGCTGAAGGGCGTGTTCGGCCTGGGCTACGACCAGGACAACTACGGCGGCCTGCTGAGCTGGACCCTGGTGAAAAAGCAAAACCGTGTGGACAGCACCACCTTCCACGCCCCCGACGGCAGCACCAGCGCGCCGTTCAAGACCCCGGGCTTTGGCGTGCTCGACCTGACCGCCTTCTACAAGGTCACAAACGACGTGACCATCAACGGCGGCGTCTACAACCTGACCGACAAGAAGTACTGGAACTGGGATGACGTGCGCAGCTACGACGGCGTCGGCGAAGCCGGTGTGACCGCACCTGCCAACCTCGACCGCCTGACCCAGCCGGGCCGCAACTTTGCGATCAACCTGATCTGGGACATCTGA
- a CDS encoding biliverdin-producing heme oxygenase, whose amino-acid sequence MTASPTAERPSLRSQRLNQITHSPHTKLDALVKAHAPFETRANFARFVVAQYLFQSELVALYNDPELIAIVPDLAARCRAEAAKLDLGDLDTEVPAPVAGAVKNPSKAEALGWLFVSEGSKLGAAFLIKRAVGLGLSETFGARHLGEPAGGRAEGWKSFTRTLDGLEFSAEEEAAAEKGAIDAFVRFTVLLEQAYANAPELA is encoded by the coding sequence ATGACCGCTTCCCCCACCGCAGAACGCCCGAGCCTGCGCTCCCAGCGCCTGAACCAGATCACTCACTCGCCACACACCAAGCTCGACGCACTGGTCAAAGCCCACGCCCCGTTCGAAACCCGGGCCAACTTTGCCCGCTTCGTGGTGGCGCAATACCTGTTCCAGTCGGAACTGGTGGCCCTGTACAACGACCCCGAGCTGATAGCGATCGTCCCCGATCTGGCCGCCCGCTGCCGCGCCGAAGCCGCCAAACTGGACCTGGGCGACCTGGACACTGAAGTACCGGCACCGGTCGCCGGCGCCGTGAAAAACCCGAGCAAGGCAGAAGCACTGGGCTGGCTGTTCGTGTCCGAAGGTTCCAAGCTCGGCGCCGCGTTCCTGATCAAACGCGCCGTGGGCCTGGGCCTGAGCGAAACCTTCGGCGCCCGCCACCTGGGCGAGCCGGCCGGTGGTCGCGCCGAAGGCTGGAAGAGCTTCACCCGCACCCTCGACGGCCTGGAATTCAGCGCCGAAGAAGAAGCCGCCGCGGAGAAAGGTGCGATCGATGCGTTCGTGCGCTTCACCGTGCTGCTGGAACAGGCGTACGCTAACGCCCCTGAACTGGCGTAA
- a CDS encoding YbaN family protein, translated as MTRKPQPPSKIAQLLFGLLAYVSLGIGLVAIVIPGLPTTEFILLAAWAATKSSPRLSAWLENHRLFGPILFNWRNGKIIARRAKVSATVSMLVCAGLMLVMLDHGWPIYLAIAGMGLGNLWIWSRPERLAAPV; from the coding sequence ATGACCCGCAAACCCCAACCCCCCTCGAAAATCGCGCAGCTCCTCTTCGGCCTGCTGGCCTACGTCAGCCTGGGTATCGGGTTGGTGGCGATTGTCATCCCGGGTTTGCCCACCACCGAATTCATCCTGCTCGCCGCCTGGGCGGCGACCAAAAGCTCGCCGCGCCTCAGCGCCTGGCTGGAAAACCACCGCCTCTTCGGGCCGATCCTGTTCAACTGGCGCAACGGCAAGATCATCGCGCGCCGTGCCAAGGTCAGCGCCACCGTGAGCATGCTGGTGTGCGCCGGTTTGATGCTGGTGATGCTCGACCACGGCTGGCCGATCTACCTGGCCATCGCGGGAATGGGTTTGGGCAACCTGTGGATCTGGTCACGCCCGGAACGCCTCGCAGCCCCCGTGTAA
- a CDS encoding methyl-accepting chemotaxis protein, whose translation MFDTLSIRLKIVLLSGLCLLGVIALVVGINLYEADQNNHLVSDSSSRMLTHSVQNLLQAKAAEQAVHLQKTFGEELTVVTALADQIKGLRAMAAKRGLDAGALREELNQSLKTTFERNSNVLGLWLSFEPNGLDGKDSEFIDDKARVSNEKGRFSSYWSRAGGEGLNTIMVEDDLTKTTPNLSGTPYNIWYTCPRDTRNVCLLDPYADDVAGKSVLMTTIALPLLVDGKVIGVVGIDIALNTLQAVTDAAQKELFDGAAHLEILSSTGLIAAYSGQPDKVGKNLIDTIGAEGKEIVQMLSGDTSMIREQDDTIREVYPVKPIADAKSWGIVIKLPKDVMLADTLKLQGVLDKAQASGTLKALLVGAAAALLGLLLIWLTATGVTRPINSVAAMLKNIASGEGDLTQRLAYSKKDELGELVNWFNRFLDKLQPTIAQIKQSITEARGTADQSSAIARQTSEGMQVQFREIDQVATASNEMSATAHDVANSASNAASAARGADQSAREGLSIIEQSTRDITTLAEEVSKAVTEVEALAVNSEQIGSVLEVIRSIAEQTNLLALNAAIEAARAGESGRGFAVVADEVRNLAKRTQDSVEEIRLVIERIQSGTRGVVATMHSSQHQAQSNAGQIHQAVQALGKISEAVTVISDMNLQIASAAEQQSAVAEEVNRNVSAIRTVTETLTGQATESAAISSQLNALATQQMTLMDQFKV comes from the coding sequence ATGTTCGACACCCTCTCCATCCGCCTGAAAATCGTGCTGTTGTCCGGCCTTTGCCTCCTGGGAGTGATTGCGCTGGTGGTTGGCATCAACTTGTACGAGGCCGACCAGAACAACCACCTGGTCAGCGATTCAAGCTCGAGAATGCTCACCCATAGCGTGCAGAACCTGCTGCAAGCCAAGGCTGCCGAGCAGGCGGTGCACCTGCAGAAAACCTTTGGCGAAGAACTCACCGTGGTCACGGCACTGGCCGATCAGATCAAAGGGCTGCGCGCCATGGCAGCCAAACGCGGGCTCGACGCCGGGGCGCTGCGTGAAGAACTCAACCAGAGCCTCAAGACCACCTTCGAGCGCAACAGCAACGTGCTGGGCCTGTGGCTGTCGTTCGAGCCCAACGGGCTGGACGGCAAGGACAGTGAGTTCATCGACGACAAGGCTCGCGTTTCCAATGAAAAGGGCCGCTTCTCCAGCTACTGGAGCCGCGCCGGTGGCGAAGGCCTGAACACCATCATGGTCGAAGATGACCTGACCAAAACCACCCCGAATCTCAGCGGTACGCCCTACAACATTTGGTACACCTGCCCACGGGATACCCGCAACGTTTGCCTGCTCGACCCGTACGCCGATGATGTGGCCGGCAAATCCGTGCTGATGACCACCATCGCCCTGCCACTGCTGGTGGACGGCAAAGTGATTGGTGTGGTCGGCATCGACATCGCCCTCAACACGCTGCAGGCCGTGACCGACGCCGCGCAAAAAGAACTGTTCGACGGCGCCGCGCACCTGGAGATCCTGTCGAGCACCGGCTTGATTGCCGCCTACAGCGGCCAGCCCGACAAGGTCGGCAAGAACCTGATCGACACAATTGGCGCCGAGGGCAAAGAGATCGTACAGATGCTGAGCGGCGACACATCGATGATCCGCGAACAGGACGACACCATTCGCGAGGTCTACCCGGTCAAGCCGATTGCCGACGCCAAGTCGTGGGGCATCGTGATCAAGCTGCCCAAGGACGTCATGCTGGCCGACACCCTGAAACTGCAAGGCGTACTCGACAAGGCCCAGGCGAGCGGCACCCTCAAGGCCTTGCTGGTCGGCGCCGCTGCCGCCCTGCTCGGCTTGCTGCTGATCTGGCTGACCGCCACCGGTGTCACCCGCCCCATCAACAGCGTGGCCGCCATGCTCAAAAATATCGCCAGCGGCGAAGGCGACCTGACCCAGCGTCTGGCCTACAGCAAAAAAGATGAGCTGGGCGAACTGGTGAACTGGTTCAACCGTTTCCTCGACAAGCTGCAACCGACCATCGCACAGATCAAGCAAAGCATCACCGAAGCGCGTGGCACGGCGGATCAGTCCTCGGCCATCGCGCGCCAAACCAGCGAAGGCATGCAAGTGCAGTTCCGCGAAATCGACCAGGTGGCCACCGCGTCCAATGAAATGAGCGCCACCGCCCATGACGTCGCCAACAGTGCCTCCAACGCCGCCAGCGCGGCGCGCGGGGCGGATCAATCGGCGCGTGAAGGCCTGTCGATCATCGAGCAAAGCACCCGCGACATCACCACCCTCGCCGAAGAAGTCAGCAAGGCAGTAACCGAAGTGGAAGCGTTGGCGGTGAACAGCGAGCAGATCGGCTCGGTGCTGGAAGTGATCCGCAGCATCGCCGAGCAAACCAACCTGCTGGCGCTTAACGCGGCCATTGAAGCGGCACGCGCCGGTGAAAGCGGGCGCGGGTTTGCGGTGGTGGCCGACGAGGTTCGCAACCTGGCCAAGCGCACTCAGGATTCAGTGGAAGAAATTCGCCTGGTGATCGAACGCATCCAGAGCGGCACGCGCGGCGTGGTGGCGACGATGCATTCGAGCCAGCATCAGGCACAAAGCAATGCCGGGCAGATCCATCAGGCCGTGCAAGCGCTGGGCAAGATCAGTGAGGCGGTGACGGTGATCAGCGACATGAACCTGCAAATCGCCAGCGCCGCCGAACAACAGAGCGCCGTGGCCGAAGAGGTCAACCGCAACGTCTCGGCGATCCGTACCGTGACTGAAACCCTGACGGGCCAGGCCACCGAATCGGCGGCAATCAGCAGCCAGTTGAATGCCCTGGCGACCCAGCAGATGACGCTGATGGATCAGTTCAAGGTGTAA
- a CDS encoding NAD(P)H nitroreductase — translation MQALDALLNRVSVPRLLEPAPTQEQRDVLFAAAMRAPDHGQLRPWRFLTVEGAAREQMGTLLAEAARLQDADAPQAAIDKAQNGPLRAPLVVVVIARLQEHFKVPKSEQLLAAACAAHGILLAAYAQGIGAVWRTGELSYSAHVAKGLGLTADEEVIGFLYLGTPQNPPRVAAKEDVAAFVQAWPGL, via the coding sequence ATGCAGGCTCTCGACGCTTTGCTCAACCGTGTTTCCGTGCCGCGTTTGCTGGAGCCGGCACCGACCCAGGAGCAGCGCGACGTGCTGTTCGCCGCCGCCATGCGCGCGCCCGACCACGGCCAGTTGCGCCCGTGGCGTTTCCTCACCGTGGAAGGCGCTGCCCGTGAGCAAATGGGCACGTTGCTGGCTGAAGCCGCCCGCTTGCAGGACGCCGACGCACCGCAAGCCGCCATCGACAAGGCTCAGAACGGCCCGTTGCGTGCACCGCTGGTGGTGGTGGTGATTGCCCGCTTGCAGGAGCACTTCAAAGTGCCGAAGTCCGAGCAACTGCTGGCCGCCGCCTGCGCGGCGCACGGCATCCTGCTGGCAGCGTACGCCCAGGGCATTGGTGCGGTGTGGCGAACGGGGGAGTTGTCCTACTCGGCACACGTCGCCAAAGGTCTGGGGCTGACGGCGGATGAAGAAGTGATTGGCTTCCTCTATTTGGGCACGCCGCAGAACCCGCCGCGTGTGGCGGCCAAAGAAGATGTGGCGGCGTTTGTGCAGGCCTGGCCGGGGCTGTAA
- a CDS encoding di-heme oxidoredictase family protein: MFRSPFRLCAAVLALSLTACDDAPRFTKAEPGESRAGGATTVNKRDQNAFSLPSANLAPTRRLDFSVGNSFFRSPWVIAPSTTTARDGLGPLFNTNACQNCHIKDGRGHPPLPDAPNAVSMLVRLSIPATPVDTRLIEQVGVVPEPVYGGQLQDMAVPGVTPEGKVRVDYTPVHVTFKDGTVVELRKPDLQITQLGYGPMHPNTLFSARIAPPMIGLGLLEAISDADILRNTDPKTADEEALVGRANWVWDDARQQTVLGRFGWKAGQPTLNQQNVHAFSGDMGLTTSLRPFDDCTDAQVACKQAPNGNGPDGEPEVSDNILRLVLFYTRNLAVPARRDVNTPQVLAGKNLFYQAGCQGCHKPSFTTAATASEPELANQVIRPYSDLLLHDMGEGLADNRNEFKAGGRDWRTPPLWGIGLTQTVSGHTQFLHDGRARNLLEAVLWHGGEAQAAQQHVLSFNAEQRAALLAFLNSL; this comes from the coding sequence ATGTTCCGTTCGCCATTTCGCCTGTGCGCAGCAGTGCTGGCCTTGAGCCTGACCGCCTGCGACGACGCCCCGCGTTTCACCAAGGCCGAGCCGGGTGAATCACGCGCGGGCGGCGCGACGACTGTGAACAAGCGTGACCAGAACGCATTCTCCCTGCCCTCGGCCAACCTCGCGCCCACCCGCCGCCTGGACTTCAGCGTCGGCAACAGTTTCTTTCGCAGCCCCTGGGTGATCGCACCGTCCACCACCACCGCGCGTGATGGCCTGGGCCCGCTGTTCAACACCAACGCCTGCCAGAACTGCCACATCAAGGACGGCCGTGGCCACCCGCCTCTGCCCGACGCGCCGAATGCGGTGTCGATGCTGGTGCGCCTGTCGATTCCGGCGACGCCCGTGGATACCCGGCTGATCGAGCAGGTCGGCGTGGTGCCCGAGCCGGTCTACGGCGGGCAACTGCAAGACATGGCCGTGCCGGGTGTGACCCCCGAAGGCAAGGTGCGGGTCGATTACACGCCCGTCCATGTGACCTTCAAGGACGGCACGGTGGTGGAGTTGCGCAAGCCGGACCTGCAAATCACCCAGCTCGGCTATGGCCCGATGCATCCGAATACACTTTTTTCCGCGCGCATCGCGCCACCGATGATCGGCCTGGGTCTGCTCGAAGCCATCAGCGACGCCGATATCCTGCGCAACACCGACCCGAAAACCGCCGACGAGGAAGCTCTGGTCGGCCGCGCCAATTGGGTCTGGGATGACGCCCGACAACAAACCGTGCTCGGACGTTTCGGCTGGAAAGCCGGGCAACCCACGCTCAATCAACAAAATGTTCACGCGTTTTCTGGTGATATGGGCCTCACCACGTCCCTGAGACCCTTTGATGACTGCACCGACGCTCAAGTCGCCTGCAAACAGGCGCCCAACGGCAACGGCCCCGACGGCGAGCCGGAGGTCAGCGATAACATCCTGCGCCTGGTGCTGTTCTACACCCGCAACCTCGCCGTGCCGGCCCGCCGTGACGTCAACACGCCGCAGGTGCTGGCCGGGAAAAACCTGTTCTATCAGGCCGGTTGCCAGGGTTGCCACAAGCCCTCGTTCACCACGGCGGCGACAGCCTCCGAACCTGAGCTGGCCAACCAGGTGATTCGCCCCTACAGCGATTTGCTGTTGCACGACATGGGCGAAGGCCTGGCCGACAACCGCAATGAATTCAAGGCCGGTGGCCGCGACTGGCGCACGCCGCCGCTGTGGGGCATCGGGCTCACGCAAACCGTGAGTGGCCACACCCAGTTTTTGCATGACGGCCGCGCCCGCAACTTGCTCGAAGCCGTGCTGTGGCATGGCGGCGAAGCCCAAGCGGCGCAGCAGCATGTGTTGTCCTTCAATGCCGAGCAGCGCGCTGCGTTGCTGGCGTTCCTGAACTCTTTATAA
- a CDS encoding imelysin family protein — protein MFRPKLLFTSLAALALGACSPQDPQAVTSAAIAKQVILPTYSRWVEADRQLAVSALAYCQGKESLDTARADFLHAQKAWAELQPLLIGPLAEGNRSWQVQFWPDKKNLVGRQVEQLVTAQPQIDGAALAKSSVVVQGLSAYEYILYDAKTDVADDAQKARYCPLLVAIGERQKALAEEILASWNSTDGMLAQMTKFPNQRYADSHEAIADLLRVQVTALDTLKKKLGTPMGRQTKGIPQPFQADAWRSQSSLQSLEASLAAAQTVWVGVDNKGLRGLLPAEQKPLADKIDAAYAASLKLFASNQRTLNELLADDAGRQQLNDLYDSLNVVHRLHEGELAKALGIQLGFNANDGD, from the coding sequence ATGTTCCGTCCCAAGTTGTTGTTCACCAGCCTGGCCGCCCTCGCCCTCGGCGCGTGCTCGCCCCAGGACCCGCAAGCGGTCACCTCGGCGGCCATCGCCAAGCAAGTGATCCTGCCGACCTACAGCCGCTGGGTTGAAGCCGACCGCCAGTTGGCCGTGAGTGCATTGGCCTACTGCCAGGGCAAGGAGAGCCTGGACACCGCCCGCGCCGACTTCCTCCACGCGCAAAAAGCCTGGGCCGAGTTGCAACCGCTGCTCATCGGGCCGCTGGCCGAGGGCAACCGTTCGTGGCAAGTGCAGTTCTGGCCGGACAAGAAAAACCTGGTCGGTCGCCAGGTTGAGCAACTGGTTACCGCGCAGCCGCAGATCGACGGCGCCGCCCTGGCCAAATCCAGCGTGGTGGTGCAAGGCCTGTCGGCCTACGAATACATCCTCTACGACGCCAAGACCGACGTCGCCGACGACGCCCAGAAAGCCCGCTACTGCCCGCTGCTGGTGGCGATTGGCGAGCGCCAGAAAGCCCTGGCCGAAGAGATCCTGGCGAGCTGGAACAGCACCGACGGCATGCTCGCGCAGATGACCAAGTTTCCGAACCAGCGCTACGCTGATTCCCACGAAGCCATCGCCGACCTCCTGCGCGTTCAGGTCACGGCGCTGGATACCCTGAAGAAAAAACTCGGCACACCGATGGGCCGCCAGACCAAGGGCATCCCGCAGCCGTTCCAGGCCGATGCGTGGCGCAGCCAGTCGTCCCTGCAAAGCCTGGAGGCCAGCCTCGCCGCGGCCCAGACCGTGTGGGTGGGCGTTGACAACAAAGGCCTGCGCGGCCTGTTGCCGGCCGAGCAAAAGCCCTTGGCCGACAAGATCGACGCCGCCTACGCCGCGTCCCTCAAACTGTTTGCCAGCAACCAGCGCACGCTGAATGAATTGCTGGCCGACGACGCCGGGCGCCAACAGCTCAACGACCTCTACGACAGCCTCAACGTGGTCCACCGCCTGCACGAAGGCGAACTGGCCAAAGCGCTGGGCATCCAACTGGGCTTTAACGCCAACGACGGTGACTGA